In the Sulfitobacter pacificus genome, one interval contains:
- the thrC gene encoding threonine synthase yields MRYISTRGKAPALSFEDTMLTGLARDGGLYVPEEIPTLTPAQIAAMAGQSYEETAFSVMRPFIGDTFTDEEFRELIANAYGGFGHAARAPLVQLAPNHFLLELFHGPTLAFKDFAMQLIGQMFQKALGRKDARVTIVGATSGDTGSAAIEAFRGLDNVDVFILYPHGRVSDVQRRQMTTPAESNVHALAIDGDFDDCQARLKDMFNDFEFRDTVKLAGVNSINWGRVLAQVVYYFSSAVSLGAPEREISFTVPTGNFGDIFAGYIAKRMGLPIKDLVVATNQNDILDRCLKGQGYHKGMVEPSISPSMDIQVSSNFERALFDAYGRDGNAVAQLMDELGQGGFDISQGAMQVLQDIYSSGRATEEETNATIAQALKTSGELLCPHSAVGVKVAQEKREEATPMITLATAHPAKFPDAVEAASGIRPPLPPRMADLFDREERVTRVANDLDALKTHIKGALGL; encoded by the coding sequence ATGCGCTATATCTCCACCCGTGGCAAAGCCCCCGCACTGAGTTTCGAAGACACTATGTTGACGGGCCTTGCCCGCGACGGGGGGCTCTACGTGCCCGAAGAAATCCCGACGCTTACCCCCGCGCAGATCGCCGCCATGGCGGGGCAGTCTTATGAAGAAACCGCCTTTTCCGTCATGCGCCCTTTCATTGGCGATACGTTTACGGATGAAGAGTTTCGCGAATTGATCGCCAATGCCTATGGTGGTTTTGGTCATGCTGCCCGCGCGCCGTTGGTGCAACTTGCCCCAAACCATTTCCTGCTGGAGCTGTTTCACGGCCCGACTTTGGCCTTCAAAGATTTCGCCATGCAGCTGATTGGCCAGATGTTTCAGAAAGCGCTGGGGCGCAAAGATGCCCGTGTGACGATTGTCGGGGCCACTTCTGGCGACACCGGCTCCGCCGCGATCGAGGCGTTTCGCGGGCTGGATAACGTAGATGTCTTTATCCTCTACCCGCATGGCCGGGTCAGCGATGTGCAGCGGCGTCAAATGACCACCCCCGCCGAATCAAACGTGCATGCCCTTGCCATTGATGGTGATTTTGACGACTGTCAGGCGCGTCTGAAGGATATGTTCAACGATTTTGAATTCCGCGACACTGTGAAACTCGCTGGGGTGAATTCGATCAACTGGGGCCGGGTTCTGGCGCAGGTTGTCTATTATTTCTCTTCTGCTGTTTCCCTTGGTGCGCCAGAGCGCGAGATCAGCTTTACCGTACCAACTGGTAATTTCGGTGATATCTTCGCGGGCTATATCGCCAAACGCATGGGGCTGCCGATCAAGGATCTGGTGGTTGCCACCAATCAGAACGACATCCTTGATCGATGCCTGAAAGGGCAGGGCTATCACAAGGGCATGGTCGAACCCTCGATCAGCCCGTCGATGGATATTCAGGTCAGCTCCAATTTTGAACGGGCGTTGTTTGACGCCTACGGGCGGGATGGCAATGCGGTTGCGCAGTTGATGGACGAATTGGGACAGGGTGGTTTCGACATCAGTCAGGGGGCCATGCAGGTGTTGCAGGATATCTATAGCTCTGGCCGCGCGACAGAAGAGGAAACCAACGCGACCATTGCCCAGGCGTTGAAAACCTCTGGTGAACTCTTGTGCCCGCATTCTGCGGTTGGGGTGAAAGTGGCGCAAGAGAAACGCGAAGAGGCGACTCCGATGATCACCCTTGCCACGGCCCATCCTGCCAAATTCCCTGATGCGGTTGAGGCAGCCAGCGGCATCCGCCCGCCCTTGCCGCCACGGATGGCCGACCTGTTTGACCGTGAAGAGCGCGTGACCCGCGTGGCCAACGACCTTGACGCATTGAAAACACATATCAAAGGGGCGCTTGGCCTATGA
- a CDS encoding S-methyl-5'-thioadenosine phosphorylase — translation MTQTKIAVIGGSGLYEIDGLTGAEWVTVETPWGAPSDAILTGTLDGVDMAFLPRHGRGHVHSPSTVPYRANIDALKRLGCTDVISVSACGSFREAMAPGDFVIVDQFIDRTFAREKSFFGTGCVAHVSVAHPTCPRLGDACETAAKDAGIAVHKGGTYLAMEGPQFSTLAESKMYRESWGADVIGMTNMPEAKLAREAELCYASVAMITDYDSWHPDHGEVDVTAIIATLMGNADKGRNLVARLPALLGADRAPCPHGCDRALEFAILTQPDARDPALMAKLDAVAGRML, via the coding sequence ATGACACAGACAAAAATCGCAGTGATTGGTGGCTCTGGCCTCTATGAAATCGACGGGCTTACCGGGGCCGAATGGGTGACCGTGGAAACCCCATGGGGCGCACCATCTGATGCCATCCTGACCGGGACACTGGACGGGGTCGATATGGCATTCCTGCCACGGCACGGGCGCGGCCATGTGCACAGTCCCAGCACTGTACCCTACCGCGCGAATATTGACGCGCTGAAACGTCTGGGTTGTACTGATGTGATCAGTGTTTCTGCCTGTGGATCGTTTCGTGAAGCAATGGCACCGGGTGATTTTGTTATTGTAGATCAGTTTATTGACCGCACCTTCGCCCGTGAGAAATCATTCTTCGGCACTGGCTGTGTGGCCCATGTTAGCGTCGCCCACCCAACCTGTCCGCGCCTTGGTGATGCCTGTGAAACGGCAGCGAAGGATGCCGGGATCGCGGTGCATAAAGGCGGCACCTATCTGGCGATGGAGGGACCGCAGTTCTCTACGCTTGCAGAAAGCAAAATGTACCGCGAAAGCTGGGGGGCGGATGTGATTGGCATGACCAATATGCCAGAGGCGAAACTCGCCCGCGAGGCAGAGCTTTGTTATGCCTCTGTGGCGATGATCACCGATTATGACAGCTGGCATCCCGATCATGGCGAGGTGGATGTGACCGCGATCATCGCCACCCTAATGGGCAACGCTGACAAGGGCCGAAATCTTGTCGCCCGATTGCCTGCGCTGCTTGGGGCGGACCGTGCGCCCTGCCCGCATGGTTGTGACCGCGCGCTTGAATTTGCGATTCTCACGCAGCCCGATGCCCGCGATCCGGCGCTCATGGCGAAACTTGACGCCGTTGCAGGCAGAATGCTCTGA
- a CDS encoding M16 family metallopeptidase — MSLNEHRLSNGFRIVTEHMPGLASASIGVWVAAGGRHETPQQNGIAHFLEHMAFKGTAKRTSLQIAEAIEDVGGYINAYTSREVTAYYVRVLENDVALGLDVIADILRNPVLDPNEIEVERGVILQEIGQALDTPDDVIFDWLQEQAYPGQALGRTILGPSERVSNFSRTDLQGFIKDHYGPEQMILSAAGAVDHDEIVQLAEKLFGDMPAKPLFQMDTASFKGGEVRQNKQLEQAHFALGFESPGYRADDIYVAQIYASALGGGMSSRLFQEIRENRGLCYTIFAQAGAHADTGMMTIYAGTSAEQLPELAGITIDEMKRAASDMSPAEVARARAQMKAGLLMGLESPSNRAERLARLIQIWDRVPSLKETIEKIDAVTTGDVRDLAQRMAADAPAALALYGPVEKAPGLGTLQERRAA, encoded by the coding sequence ATGAGCCTGAACGAACACCGCCTCTCAAACGGCTTTCGCATTGTCACCGAACATATGCCGGGGCTTGCCTCTGCTTCCATCGGGGTATGGGTCGCCGCAGGCGGGCGCCACGAAACACCGCAACAAAACGGCATTGCACATTTCCTTGAACATATGGCGTTCAAGGGCACAGCCAAACGCACCTCACTGCAAATCGCCGAAGCGATTGAAGATGTGGGCGGCTATATCAATGCCTATACCAGCCGTGAGGTGACCGCCTATTATGTGCGGGTGCTGGAAAACGATGTGGCGCTGGGGTTGGATGTGATTGCCGATATCCTGCGCAATCCGGTGCTGGACCCAAATGAGATCGAGGTGGAGCGCGGCGTGATCCTCCAAGAGATCGGTCAGGCGCTGGATACGCCTGATGATGTGATCTTTGACTGGTTGCAGGAACAGGCCTATCCGGGGCAGGCGCTCGGGCGCACCATCCTTGGGCCTTCTGAACGGGTATCGAATTTCAGCCGCACGGATCTGCAAGGTTTCATCAAGGATCATTATGGTCCTGAACAGATGATCCTTTCTGCAGCAGGCGCGGTGGATCACGATGAAATCGTGCAACTGGCCGAGAAATTGTTTGGCGACATGCCCGCCAAACCCCTGTTCCAAATGGATACAGCCTCTTTCAAAGGCGGCGAGGTGCGCCAGAATAAACAGTTGGAACAGGCCCATTTCGCGCTTGGCTTTGAATCACCGGGGTATCGTGCGGATGATATCTATGTGGCGCAGATTTACGCTTCTGCCCTTGGCGGCGGCATGTCCTCGCGGCTGTTTCAGGAAATCCGCGAGAACCGCGGCCTGTGCTATACGATCTTTGCTCAGGCGGGCGCACATGCTGACACAGGGATGATGACGATCTACGCGGGCACCTCTGCGGAACAATTGCCGGAACTTGCTGGTATCACCATTGATGAAATGAAACGCGCCGCCTCTGATATGTCCCCTGCGGAAGTGGCACGGGCACGGGCGCAGATGAAAGCCGGGCTGTTGATGGGGTTGGAAAGCCCGTCAAACCGTGCCGAGCGATTGGCGCGTCTGATCCAGATCTGGGACCGTGTGCCTTCGCTGAAGGAAACCATTGAAAAGATTGATGCGGTCACCACTGGTGATGTACGTGATTTGGCGCAACGCATGGCGGCGGATGCTCCCGCGGCGCTTGCGCTTTATGGTCCGGTGGAAAAAGCACCAGGACTGGGCACCTTGCAGGAACGCCGCGCTGCCTGA
- a CDS encoding FAD-binding oxidoreductase, which yields MMLNPADAAFRARLSADLPDDVLRDADARYLEEPRGVYVGQPALLALPRTTEEVSTLIRHANDARVGVVPYGGGTGLVGGQVAPDGPVPLILSLERMNKLRDVYPDENVLVVEAGVILADVQAAADAVDRLFPLSLAAEGSARIGGNLSTNAGGTGVLRYGNSRDLCLGLEAVLPDGQIWNGLTRLRKNNTGYDLRHLLIGAEGTLGVITAAALKLFPKPARTGTALLVVNSPRAALELLSLAKAQLGEMISAFELIHRQGMDFLSQTLPDVRQPFAEPPEWSVLIDVGLSGELDPSEALETLFAAAHEAGLVTDGLIAQNAAQATDFWNVREMIPEGNRQIGSISSHDISVPLSAIPDFIAKGGEILARIGEFRINCFGHVGDGNLHYNVFPLKGKNRADHDHQKAEIQAAVHDLVQEMGGSFSAEHGVGRMKRADLEHYGDPAKLSAMRAIKSALDPNGIMNPGAVVNV from the coding sequence ATGATGTTAAATCCTGCTGATGCCGCCTTTCGCGCCCGCCTTTCCGCTGACTTGCCTGACGATGTTCTTCGCGATGCTGATGCGCGCTATCTGGAAGAACCGCGTGGAGTTTATGTAGGACAGCCGGCATTGCTTGCCTTGCCACGCACGACAGAGGAGGTATCGACGCTGATCCGCCATGCCAATGATGCGCGGGTGGGCGTTGTTCCCTACGGCGGGGGGACCGGGCTGGTTGGCGGGCAGGTGGCTCCGGATGGCCCCGTACCGCTGATCCTGTCGCTTGAGCGGATGAACAAGCTGCGCGATGTTTATCCCGACGAGAATGTTCTGGTGGTTGAAGCCGGGGTTATTCTGGCCGACGTTCAGGCGGCGGCGGACGCGGTGGACCGGCTATTCCCGCTGTCGCTGGCTGCGGAAGGCTCTGCACGAATCGGTGGCAACCTGTCGACAAATGCAGGCGGCACCGGTGTTTTGCGCTATGGCAACAGCCGAGATCTGTGTCTGGGGCTTGAGGCGGTTCTGCCGGATGGGCAAATCTGGAACGGGCTGACGCGGCTGCGCAAGAACAACACAGGGTATGATCTGCGCCATCTGCTGATCGGGGCCGAAGGGACTTTGGGTGTCATTACAGCGGCGGCGCTGAAGCTGTTCCCCAAACCGGCCCGCACCGGCACGGCCCTGTTGGTGGTGAACAGCCCGCGCGCCGCCCTTGAACTTCTGTCTTTGGCCAAGGCGCAGCTGGGTGAAATGATCAGCGCGTTCGAGCTGATCCACCGGCAGGGAATGGATTTCCTTTCGCAAACCCTGCCTGACGTGCGCCAACCTTTTGCGGAGCCGCCTGAGTGGTCTGTTTTGATTGATGTCGGCCTGAGCGGGGAATTGGACCCCTCTGAAGCCTTGGAGACGTTATTTGCGGCGGCCCATGAGGCGGGATTGGTGACTGACGGGTTGATTGCACAGAACGCGGCACAGGCAACGGATTTCTGGAACGTCCGTGAAATGATCCCAGAGGGGAACCGCCAAATCGGGTCCATTTCAAGTCATGATATCTCTGTCCCGCTGAGTGCCATCCCCGATTTTATCGCCAAAGGTGGTGAGATTCTGGCCCGTATCGGAGAGTTCCGCATCAATTGTTTCGGCCATGTGGGGGACGGCAATCTGCATTACAATGTTTTCCCGCTTAAAGGAAAAAACCGCGCCGATCACGACCATCAGAAAGCCGAGATTCAGGCCGCTGTGCATGATCTAGTGCAGGAAATGGGCGGCTCTTTCAGTGCGGAACATGGCGTCGGGCGGATGAAACGCGCCGACCTTGAACACTATGGCGATCCTGCAAAACTATCGGCAATGCGGGCAATCAAATCCGCGCTGGACCCCAATGGCATCATGAACCCCGGCGCGGTGGTTAACGTCTAA
- a CDS encoding SulP family inorganic anion transporter gives MVRSTFHAFTKNLEVTDLRWMPEDGFSAGRLRIELLSGLTVALALVPEAVAFAFVAGVHPLVGLYAAFLVGLITALIGGRPGMISGATGALAVVMVALVAQHGVEYLFATVILMGLLQIFAGVMQWGKFIRLVPHPVMLGFVNGLAIVIFLAQMGQFKVPGTMVDTGHGMGGGEWLSGQPLYLMLALVAATMAIIWVMPRITKLIPAPLAGIGIVAAVVIFTGMDVPRVGDLASIEGGLPMPHIPFGEGLGLYGTPLAPFNLETLYIILPYAVILAAIGLIESLLTLNLVGDMTNTRGGASQECVAQGVANTVTGFFAGMGGCAMIGQSMINVKSGGRTRVAGIAAAVFLLLFILVGSSLIEQIPLAALVGVMFMVVIGTFAWNSLTILRKVPLTDAFVILLVTVVTVYKDLAVAVVVGVIVSALAYAWNNARRIHATTRESKTEKGAKVYEIHGPLFFGSSDGFSELFTVADDPEKVIIDFADSRVVDQSALQAIEAIALKYENTGKHVMLRHLSRDCHRLLNKAGHLMVDSDDDPDYELAVDYSVRTGVLGGH, from the coding sequence ATGGTGCGTTCCACGTTTCATGCCTTTACCAAAAACCTTGAGGTGACAGATCTGCGCTGGATGCCCGAAGATGGCTTTTCCGCAGGCCGCTTGCGCATTGAACTTCTGTCGGGGCTGACCGTTGCTCTGGCTCTGGTGCCCGAAGCGGTGGCTTTCGCCTTTGTTGCCGGGGTGCATCCGCTGGTCGGCTTGTACGCGGCATTTCTGGTCGGGTTGATTACTGCGCTGATCGGCGGGCGACCCGGTATGATTTCCGGTGCAACGGGGGCCTTGGCGGTTGTGATGGTGGCTTTGGTCGCGCAGCACGGTGTTGAATACCTGTTCGCCACGGTGATCTTGATGGGGCTCTTGCAGATCTTTGCGGGTGTCATGCAATGGGGCAAGTTTATCCGGCTGGTGCCGCATCCGGTGATGCTGGGCTTTGTGAACGGGCTGGCGATTGTGATTTTCCTTGCGCAGATGGGCCAGTTCAAAGTGCCCGGCACCATGGTGGATACAGGTCACGGCATGGGCGGTGGTGAGTGGCTGTCCGGTCAACCGCTTTATCTGATGCTGGCACTGGTAGCGGCAACGATGGCGATCATCTGGGTCATGCCGCGGATCACCAAACTGATCCCGGCCCCACTTGCCGGCATTGGTATTGTTGCGGCTGTGGTGATTTTTACTGGCATGGATGTGCCTCGGGTCGGCGATCTGGCTTCTATCGAGGGCGGTCTGCCGATGCCACATATCCCCTTTGGCGAGGGTCTTGGGCTTTATGGCACACCGCTTGCGCCGTTCAACTTGGAAACCCTTTATATCATTCTGCCTTATGCGGTGATCCTGGCTGCGATCGGGCTGATTGAATCGCTGCTGACGCTGAACCTCGTGGGGGATATGACCAACACCAGGGGCGGTGCCTCCCAGGAATGTGTGGCGCAGGGTGTTGCCAATACCGTGACCGGTTTCTTTGCCGGTATGGGCGGTTGTGCGATGATCGGTCAGTCGATGATCAACGTGAAATCCGGGGGGCGTACACGGGTTGCGGGCATCGCGGCGGCTGTGTTCTTGTTGTTGTTTATCCTTGTCGGATCGTCGCTGATTGAACAGATCCCGCTGGCCGCCTTGGTCGGGGTGATGTTCATGGTGGTGATCGGCACCTTCGCGTGGAACTCGCTGACGATCCTGCGCAAGGTCCCGCTGACCGACGCGTTTGTGATTCTGCTGGTAACCGTTGTGACGGTCTACAAAGACCTTGCCGTGGCAGTTGTTGTTGGCGTCATCGTTTCCGCGCTGGCCTATGCGTGGAACAACGCGCGCCGCATTCATGCCACCACCCGCGAGTCGAAAACCGAAAAAGGCGCAAAGGTCTATGAAATCCACGGGCCGCTGTTCTTTGGCTCTTCTGACGGGTTTTCCGAATTATTCACCGTGGCAGATGATCCTGAAAAGGTGATCATCGATTTCGCTGACAGCCGCGTGGTGGATCAATCCGCCTTGCAGGCGATTGAGGCGATTGCGTTGAAATACGAAAATACCGGCAAACACGTCATGCTGCGTCACCTCAGCCGCGATTGTCACCGTTTGCTGAACAAGGCGGGCCACCTGATGGTCGATAGTGATGATGACCCTGATTACGAACTGGCGGTGGACTATTCCGTGCGTACAGGGGTGCTGGGCGGGCATTGA
- a CDS encoding adenine phosphoribosyltransferase has product MKKIEDYIRTIVDFPHEGIMFRDVTTLFADPRGFRMAIDLMLHPYAGIEIDKVVGLEARGFILGGAIAHQLSVGFVPIRKKGKLPGAVISESYTLEYGEAIVEIHDDAIQEGEKILVVDDLLATGGTAEAGIKLVERLGGKIVSTSFIIDLPELGGRKKLEAMGKEVNVLCAFDGL; this is encoded by the coding sequence ATGAAAAAGATCGAAGATTACATCCGCACCATCGTTGATTTCCCCCATGAAGGGATCATGTTTCGCGATGTGACCACGCTGTTTGCTGATCCGCGCGGGTTTCGCATGGCGATTGACCTGATGCTGCACCCCTATGCAGGTATCGAAATCGACAAGGTTGTCGGGCTTGAGGCGCGCGGGTTTATCCTGGGTGGGGCGATTGCGCATCAGCTGTCAGTCGGGTTTGTGCCGATCCGCAAAAAGGGCAAACTGCCCGGCGCGGTGATTTCCGAAAGCTATACGTTGGAATATGGCGAGGCGATTGTGGAAATTCACGATGACGCCATTCAAGAGGGCGAAAAGATCCTGGTGGTTGATGACCTTTTGGCCACCGGCGGCACGGCAGAGGCCGGGATCAAACTGGTCGAACGTCTGGGCGGCAAGATCGTCTCGACCTCCTTTATTATTGACCTGCCAGAGCTGGGCGGGCGCAAAAAGCTGGAGGCGATGGGTAAGGAAGTCAACGTTCTATGCGCATTCGACGGCCTTTAG
- a CDS encoding GNAT family N-acetyltransferase has product MLLLKRKIRIETERLTLRPPVHSDFRGWTALRAHSRDFLTKWEPVWAEDHLSRKAFTNRVYWAQRSVSSGTALPLFLVRRKDDALLGAITLDNIRRGPAQSGALGYWTGAPFARQGYMREAIHAVVHQAFNRMDLSRIEAACLPENAASRGLLEKTGFKYEGVAQSYLQIDGRWRTHVLYAALRSDRRGKTDVG; this is encoded by the coding sequence ATGTTGTTGCTCAAACGCAAAATCAGGATCGAAACCGAACGGCTGACCCTGCGTCCGCCGGTCCATTCCGATTTTCGCGGCTGGACTGCCCTGCGCGCCCATAGCCGCGATTTTCTGACCAAATGGGAACCGGTTTGGGCAGAGGATCACCTGTCGCGCAAGGCCTTTACCAATCGGGTCTATTGGGCGCAGCGTTCTGTCAGCAGCGGCACAGCCTTGCCGCTGTTTCTGGTGCGGCGCAAGGATGATGCGCTTCTGGGGGCCATCACGCTGGACAATATCCGGCGCGGGCCTGCGCAATCCGGCGCACTTGGCTATTGGACCGGTGCCCCCTTTGCGCGGCAAGGCTATATGCGCGAGGCGATACATGCGGTGGTGCATCAGGCGTTTAACCGGATGGACCTCAGCCGGATCGAGGCCGCCTGTTTGCCCGAAAATGCCGCCTCGCGCGGATTGTTGGAAAAGACCGGTTTCAAATACGAAGGTGTCGCGCAAAGCTATTTGCAGATCGACGGGCGCTGGCGGACCCATGTGCTCTATGCGGCACTGCGCAGTGACCGACGGGGCAAAACCGACGTGGGCTGA
- a CDS encoding flavin reductase family protein gives MFYKPSEGHGLPHNPFNALVTPRPIGWISTRDKDGNDNLAPYSFFNAVAYVPPQVMFASTGVKDDVEGTKDSVANIRETGVFCANIVEYAARDAMNHSSATLPHGSDEFDHAGVEKLECDTINCARVGGTPAALECRMTQIVQIEGAANYVVFGEVIGVHMRDDCMVDGRFDVTRFAPLSRLGYRDYSVVREVFEIIRPDD, from the coding sequence ATGTTCTATAAGCCAAGTGAGGGCCATGGCCTGCCCCATAACCCATTCAATGCCCTTGTGACACCGCGCCCTATCGGCTGGATTTCAACCCGTGACAAGGATGGCAATGACAATCTTGCGCCCTATTCCTTTTTCAATGCCGTGGCGTATGTGCCACCGCAGGTCATGTTTGCCTCAACCGGCGTCAAGGACGATGTGGAGGGCACCAAGGATTCGGTTGCCAATATCCGCGAGACTGGCGTCTTTTGTGCGAATATTGTCGAATATGCCGCGCGGGATGCGATGAACCACTCTTCTGCCACTCTGCCCCATGGCAGCGATGAGTTTGACCATGCCGGTGTTGAAAAGCTGGAGTGTGATACGATCAATTGCGCCCGCGTCGGTGGTACACCGGCAGCGCTGGAATGCCGGATGACACAGATTGTCCAGATTGAGGGCGCAGCGAACTATGTCGTCTTTGGCGAGGTCATCGGCGTGCATATGCGCGATGATTGCATGGTAGACGGCCGCTTTGACGTGACCCGCTTTGCACCGCTGTCACGCCTTGGCTATCGCGACTATTCCGTGGTGCGCGAGGTCTTCGAGATTATCCGGCCTGACGATTGA
- a CDS encoding MBL fold metallo-hydrolase, translated as MIRFFLILLMALPAVVQAQERTPSHCVALAHDTQGVEYVTPASLPEVAVENVHLHYIDHASFLIRSHGGLNMVTDFTGFTGTLPFIPDVVTMNHAHDTHWTAFPDPAIPHVLPGWGAFGKGIDYHLDLGEVLVRNVSTDIRSQFSGVEVEGNSIFVFEMAGLCIGHLGHLHHAPDAAQYAALGRLDVVMAPVDGGFTLDQPTMITVLKRLKSSIVIPMHWFSGFALDGFLTGMQSDFSIVEVGGPSLTVSLHNLPSHPTIMVLRPEYINVAR; from the coding sequence ATGATCCGTTTCTTCTTGATCTTGCTGATGGCGCTGCCTGCCGTGGTGCAGGCGCAGGAACGCACCCCAAGTCATTGCGTTGCGCTGGCCCATGACACGCAAGGGGTGGAATATGTGACCCCGGCCAGCCTACCTGAAGTGGCCGTGGAGAACGTACATCTGCATTACATAGACCACGCCTCTTTCCTGATCCGCAGCCATGGTGGATTGAACATGGTGACCGACTTTACCGGCTTCACCGGGACCCTGCCGTTCATCCCTGATGTAGTGACGATGAACCACGCCCATGATACCCATTGGACGGCCTTTCCTGATCCGGCCATTCCTCACGTGCTGCCCGGTTGGGGGGCGTTTGGCAAAGGCATCGATTATCACCTTGATCTGGGTGAGGTGCTGGTGCGCAATGTGTCTACGGATATCCGGTCGCAATTCTCCGGCGTTGAGGTGGAAGGGAATTCGATTTTTGTTTTTGAAATGGCGGGGCTTTGTATCGGTCATCTGGGCCATTTGCACCACGCGCCTGATGCGGCTCAATATGCAGCGCTGGGGCGGCTTGATGTGGTGATGGCCCCGGTCGACGGTGGCTTTACGCTGGATCAGCCGACAATGATCACGGTGCTGAAACGTTTGAAATCATCCATTGTTATTCCGATGCACTGGTTTTCCGGTTTCGCACTGGATGGGTTTCTGACCGGCATGCAAAGTGATTTTTCCATAGTAGAGGTTGGCGGACCCTCCCTAACTGTATCGCTGCACAATCTGCCGAGCCATCCGACAATCATGGTATTGCGGCCCGAATATATTAATGTCGCCCGCTAG
- a CDS encoding SURF1 family protein: protein MNRALFLIIVGLGGVAILCALGLWQVQRLAWKQGVISDIDARIHAAPVDLPATPNPEGDAYLPVAATGHFSGDTLRVLVSQKTQGAGYRLITAFDTDGRRVLVDRGFVAVDSPDVARPEGEARVIGNLQWPRETDGFTPEVDTKNNIWFARDVPAMAQALGTEPLLIVARSLEQDDPSVTPLPVDTSRIPNDHLQYAITWFSLAAIWLAMSLLFLRPRRAISSES, encoded by the coding sequence ATGAACCGCGCCTTGTTTCTTATCATTGTCGGCCTTGGGGGTGTTGCCATTCTTTGTGCCTTGGGGCTTTGGCAGGTGCAGCGTCTGGCATGGAAACAGGGTGTCATATCTGACATCGATGCCCGCATACATGCGGCCCCCGTTGATCTGCCCGCGACACCAAACCCCGAAGGTGACGCATACCTGCCTGTCGCAGCCACTGGACATTTTTCGGGTGATACCCTGCGCGTCCTCGTGTCGCAAAAAACGCAGGGGGCGGGGTATCGGTTGATCACCGCGTTTGACACAGACGGGCGGCGGGTGTTGGTCGACCGCGGGTTTGTTGCGGTTGACAGCCCCGATGTCGCGCGCCCCGAGGGAGAGGCGCGCGTGATCGGCAACCTTCAATGGCCCCGCGAAACTGACGGGTTCACCCCTGAGGTTGATACCAAAAACAACATCTGGTTTGCCCGTGACGTGCCGGCAATGGCACAGGCACTTGGTACAGAGCCTCTCCTGATTGTCGCCCGCAGCTTGGAGCAAGACGACCCTTCCGTCACCCCATTGCCCGTCGACACCAGCCGCATCCCCAATGACCATTTGCAATATGCAATCACGTGGTTTTCGCTGGCCGCCATCTGGCTGGCCATGTCCCTTCTTTTCCTGCGCCCCCGCCGCGCCATCTCATCCGAAAGCTGA
- a CDS encoding LysE family translocator, producing MPFDLWLTFVAASIALLLIPGPTVLLVLSYALSKGRSVAVASAAGVALGDLVAMSASLAGLGALVLTSATLFTALKWAGAVYLVWLGIKLLRSAPSGGMSLPQSADITGKQVFGHAAAVTALNPKSIAFFIAFVPQFLTPDAPLLPQFIILIATFVSLAALNALAYALLADRLRRIIDRPSVITWITRAGGAALITMGILTATLRRSTT from the coding sequence ATGCCTTTTGACCTTTGGCTGACATTCGTCGCCGCCTCTATCGCGCTGTTGCTGATCCCCGGTCCCACCGTCTTGCTGGTACTCAGCTACGCGCTCAGCAAGGGACGCTCCGTTGCGGTGGCCTCGGCTGCTGGTGTGGCCTTGGGCGATCTGGTCGCCATGAGCGCTTCACTTGCCGGGCTGGGTGCCTTGGTGCTGACCTCTGCGACGCTGTTCACCGCACTGAAATGGGCCGGTGCTGTCTATCTGGTCTGGCTGGGGATCAAACTGCTGCGCTCTGCCCCATCAGGCGGGATGTCCCTGCCGCAAAGTGCTGACATCACAGGAAAACAGGTCTTTGGCCACGCCGCTGCCGTCACTGCGTTGAATCCGAAATCGATCGCGTTTTTTATCGCCTTTGTGCCACAGTTCCTGACGCCCGACGCACCGCTGTTGCCGCAGTTCATCATTCTGATTGCCACCTTCGTCAGCCTTGCCGCGCTGAACGCATTGGCCTATGCGCTGCTCGCGGATCGTTTGCGCCGCATCATCGACCGCCCATCGGTCATCACATGGATCACCCGCGCGGGCGGCGCGGCGCTGATCACCATGGGCATCCTGACCGCCACCCTTCGCCGGAGCACAACATGA